The following proteins come from a genomic window of Puntigrus tetrazona isolate hp1 chromosome 15, ASM1883169v1, whole genome shotgun sequence:
- the LOC122359383 gene encoding olfactory receptor 6N1-like: protein MQPPLENESIVLVFTLSGLNETMTNRFVFFSLTALYYPLIVFCNVTIIFTVISHKKLHEPMYVFICNLCINGLYGTAGFYPKFLYDLLSHYHMISYAGCLFQIFVIYSSVMCDISTLTVMAYDRYVAICRPLEYHSVMTSRRILQCILFCWLTPFFCMCVSVVLTSRLTLCGSSIEKLYCENWSVVKLSCFSTTVNNVIGYVIIILYFGHAVLIFCSYMHLIRKCKKSTEGRNKFMQTCVPHLLALINVTVALLFDVLYTRYGSKSLPQDLRNFMALEFLIIPPILNPLIYGLNLTKLRKEVMRLFYVQML, encoded by the exons ATGCAGCCACCACTAGAGAATGAGTCCATTGTCTTAGTATTTACACTTTCTGGACTAAATGAAACCATGACaaacagatttgtgtttttttccttgaCTGCATTGTATTATCcattaattgtgttttgtaatGTGACCATAATTTTCACTGTAATCTCACATAAGAAACTTCATGAGCcaatgtatgtgtttatatgcaaTTTGTGTATAAATGGACTTTATGGCACTGCTGGATTCTACCCTAAATTCCTGTATGATTTATTATCCCATTATCACATGATTTCTTATGCTGGATGTTTGTTTcagatatttgtaatttattcatctgtTATGTGTGACATTTCAACATTAACAGTGATGGCATATGACAGGTATGTGGCAATATGCAGACCACTGGAGTATCATTCAGTAATGACTAGTCGGAGGATTCTTCAATGCATCCTCTTCTGCTGGCTGACtccatttttttgcatgtgtgtttcagTTGTATTAACATCAAGGCTAACCTTATGTGGCTCTAGCattgaaaaattatattgtgaaaaCTGGTCAGTTGTTAAACTCTCTTGTTTTTCTACAACAGTAAATAATGTGATTGggtatgtaattattattttatattttggacaTGCAGTATTGATATTTTGCTCGTACATGCACTTGattagaaaatgcaaaaaatcaaCAGAGGGCAGAAACAAATTCATGCAAACTTGTGTACCACATCTGCTTGCGCTTATCAATGTGACTGTTGCTTTGCTTTTTGATGTGCTGTACACTCGGTATGGTTCTAAAAGCTTGCCACAAGATTTGCGGAATTTCATGGCTCtagaatttttaataattcctcCCATATTAAACCCCCTTATTTATGGACTAAATCTGACAAAACTGCGGAAAGAAGTAATGagactttttt ATGTTCAGATGTtatga
- the LOC122359384 gene encoding putative gustatory receptor clone PTE03, whose amino-acid sequence MENATYFYFMLFENIGYIKYALFILGFILYCAIIFFNVLIILAILLERTLHQPMYILISCLSVNSVFGTAAFFPRVLTDLLSDIHSISHEVCIFQSFVIFTYAANEYTILMLMAFDRFTAICKPLQYHNIITPKFLTILIVINLSYPMILLGISGLLTLKLKICGNKLFKVYCHSYEIAKLSCENTIINNVFGMFIIIVTSVIPLSLIFYSYIKILIICQRSSSQFKGKAYQTCIPHIVVLLNFSVAVISDVTLSRVVTLNLPVGLSVFLSLEFLIIPPILNPLVYALNLPDIRKKISCLINPFKQMP is encoded by the coding sequence ATGGAAAATGCAACATATTTTTACTTCATGTTGTTTGAAAACATtggatatataaaatatgcgttatttattttgggatttattctgtattgtgctataatattttttaatgttcttattATTCTTGCAATATTGCTGGAAAGGACATTACACCAGCCCATGTACATTCTGATTTCATGTTTGTCTGTTAACTCTGTATTTGGTACAGCTGCCTTTTTCCCAAGAGTACTGACAGACTTATTGTCTGATATACACTCAATCTCCCATGAAGTATGTATCTTTCagtcttttgtgatttttacatATGCAGCAAATGAgtatacaatattaatgttaatggcaTTTGACAGATTTACAGCAATCTGTAAACCTTTACAATATCACAACATAATTACACCAAAGTTTCtaactattttaattgttataaattTGAGTTATCCAATGATTTTGCTTGGTATTTCTGGTCTTTTaacactgaaactgaaaatatgtGGAAACAAACTGTTTAAGGTATACTGTCACAGTTATGAAATAGCTAAGCTTTCATGTGAAAACactataattaataatgtttttggtaTGTTCATAATAATTGTAACTTCTGTCATCCCTTTAAGCTTGATATTCTACTCTTATATAAAAATTCTTATCATTTGTCAAAGAAGCTCCTCACAATTCAAAGGCAAAGCCTATCAAACATGTATTCCACATATAGTGGTCCTTTTGAATTTCTCTGTTGCAGTTATTTCTGATGTCACTTTGAGTCGGGTTGTGACTTTAAATCTTCCTGTAGGGTTGTCAGTTTTTCTTTCACTGGAGTTTCTTATCATACCACCCATCCTCAACCCACTTGTTTATGCTTTAAACCTGCCTGATATTCGCAAAAAAATAAGTTGCCTCATAAACCCATTCAAGCAGATGCCTTAA